Genomic segment of Paenibacillus sp. FSL R5-0912:
CGTAGCTGACCGGCAGATGCTGCCAGTGGCCGAAATCGCCCCAATCTGTAATCAGGTAGCCGATTGCACCATTACGTTTGCCGTGGACTGCCGCACTGCGCAGATTAGCCAGCATATTGTCGGTCCGTCCGGTAAGTGAATTCCAGGAGCTGGTTCCCGGACAGACATAGAACGGAATCTCTGCTTCACGGAATTTCAGGGTATCCGCTTCGAAAGGATGAGCGGCGCTATAGCCCCATTCCATGGCGATAATATCCTTCGGCAGGCGGGGAATCAGCTCCGGATGCTGGATAATGATATCACCCCAGAACTGCATGGTTTTACCGCGCTCCGTAACGAGCCCGTGGATTTTCTCCAGGAAAGAGAGATAGAGCTCGCCTTTACCTTCGGAGTCGGCCTTCGCTTTGCTTTTGCCAAGCCCCAGTTCATAGGTCTCGTCACATCCGACATTGAATAGCTGCGAATGGAAGTAAGGAAGAAGGTCATCATACATTGCGCCCAGAAGCTTCAGTACTTGCGGATCTTCCGTATCGAAGGTTCCGGGATGCATAAACAGCCCATTGGGATACAGATCACTGTCATACATATGATCAGGGAGCATGAAGCCTTCGGGAATTTCGGCCAGACTATTGAATTCAGGACGGGTCAGCCAGCCCTCCATGTGGCCGAAGCTGTTCTGGTTAGGCACCAGCTCAATATATCGCTCACGGCAGTAGGCATCCAGCAGCAGAATTTCCTCACCGGTAATGGGCGTTTCCAGCTCCCAGACCTGCGGGAAAGACTCATAGGCAAATGGAACTCCTTCTATATATAGCTGTAACTGATTCAGCTTCAGATCGGACATCAGATCAATGATCCGGTACAGGGTCTCCAGCTTGGGGATTTTGTTGCGGCTGATATCGATCATGAGTCCTCTGGCGGCAAAATCCGGCTGATCACGGATAACCAGCTGGGGAATACTTCTGCCATATTGCTCCAGCAGCTGCTTCAGCGTTCCGACCGCATAATAAGCGCCCTCCGGGGAGCCATAGGCAACGGTGATTCCGTGTTCATCAATGTGAATCTCGTAGGCTCCGGCCGTCAGCAGGGCATTATAGCTGAAGGTAAAGGCGGAAACAGTGGAGGGGCGTATCCCCACCGACAGAGACAGACGGAGCTGAACCGCCTGTAAAGTAATCTGTTGAAGCTTGCGGGCTGCCGGGAGTGCGGTTTGATTCCTCTCACCGGCCAGAACAATGCTCCCCCTGGCCGGAAGGAGAAACAGGCCCTGGGATACTGAGACCTGCTGGGGGTAAGGGAGCAGCTGTAAATTACGGATTTCAGGCATAGCGTGGACACCTCTTATTCATGTAGAATATGATCATCTTCATAACAACCATATCACTCCTAAACAGGTGGAGGAATGCAATGTATGCCCAAGCTCATGGATTATATGATCAGTCCCTATCCGATCCGGATTATCGATCCTAAGGTGGAAGCTTCCAGGCTCCGGCTGAAGTCGGTACGGATAGGGCAAGCGGGTCATCTGCCGGGAAGAACGCTTTTTCGTTCAGGTGTGGTGTTCGAGCACTGGGCACTAGTATACATAGTTTCGGGAGGCGGTTCGTATAGTGAGAACGGAGGCAAGGAGCAGCAGGTCCGCGAAGGGAGCCTGTTCTTTTTCCGTCCCGGCTGCAGCTACAGTTTTGGACCGCCTTCAGGAGGGTATTGGGATGAATACTATATTAATTTCGCCGGAAGCCGTGTCACGGAATGGCTGGAGACTGGAATGATAGCCGGAGGGGCTGTCTGTCAGGCGAATGCGGTACAGGGACTTACGGCCTTGTTTGAAGAAGTTCTGGGGCTAATGGACGGCGGGGCTCCCGGAGATGCGGACCGGGCGGCCTTGAAACTCGAAGAGATGCTGCTGGAATGTTCACTGTGTATCGAGGGCAATAACCGGCTCCAGCAGGCAGAACCTATGTCTCATATCCGCGAAGCGCTGAATGCATGCATCTATGAGGAGCCTGATCTGCCTGGAATCGCTGCAGGTCTGCACATCTCCATGTCCACACTCCGCCGTACGGTTCGCAGAAGCAGCGGTTACCCCTTGCATGAATATATCCACCGCCTCAAAATGGCAGAAGCCAAACATCTTCTGCTCAACACTCCCCTGCAGGTGCAGGAAATCGCGGCGATGCTTCATTATAGAGATTCCTTCTATTTCTCAAGGTTGTTTAAGAAGTATATGGGCATTTCTCCGCAGAACTGCCGCAACAACATATAAAAACCGACATAATTCTACTTTATTTTTGGATATATGTCGTAATTTGCAGATTATTGTTGACATGCGGAAAAAGACAGTGATATGATTTAGTATATATTAGCAGTTTTTTGAATAGTTCTTCTAGACTATGCCGGAGATGAAGCCATGAGAGAATATTACTGCATCAGTTGCCGCAGTCTCCATAAGGTGGACGCAAGAAATCATACCTTACGTATTCTGTCCACCGGGTATCATATCGTTGGCGAACAGCGTTACCAGATTTGCATATGCAATAGCGCCAAGCAGCAAATAACCTTGCCGGCGGTGACTGATTAGACTGCAGACGACAGAATGACCATGACGGTAGTGAATATTATATAAGCAACAGCCTGTCCCTCCAGGGAGACAGGCTGTTCGTCTTGTGCAGGAAATTATTGATTGACCATGAATTCGCTTTTATTTCGAATTATGGATATAACTGAGTGCGATTTTGTAAAAAAAGTTATTTAACATGCTTTTTATTTTAAAAGTAAACGCTGTCATAAAAAACGAAACTTGTTATTGTGATTTTTCTCATGTATGATGCTTTTAAACATAGCTTAGAATAAGCTCGAATTTTCCACAAACTGGAGAATAGGGTGGTGGGATGAAAATTAAAGTAACAGCTGAAGACAGAATGATCGCATTTTACAGAACCATTTCTTTGTCCCTCACATCGTTTATGTTCCTCATGGTTCCTGCGGGGCCTTCCGTAATATACAAATCCCTACTAATCATTGTGCTATTCTTATTTGCTCAAGTATTCACTTTCTATTACCGGAGGCTTCGTGCAAGACTGCGTATTCTTAAGCTCGTTATCGGCATAGAGCTGACGGGAATCATTGTACTGACGCTATTTACAGGGGGGTATGACAGCCCGTTTAAGCTGTATGTGCTGAGTCCCGTCCTGATTGCTGCAGGAACGCTATCATTCTATTTTGTATGGAGCCTGCTTCTCGGGTATTTCGGCATCGTTGCCGCGCTATGTTATTTTCTCCCCGGTTCTTCTGGGAAATCTTTCTCCGAAATCGTGCTTGCGAACGGCAACATGTTTCTAGCCCTGGCTCTTGCGGTTATAGTTATGCAAATGGTTAATGGGATAAAGCGGCAACGGGAGGAAGCAAACGCGCGGACCAACGATACCATGGAACATATCAAGTCGCTGTATCACATCGTGGAAACATCGAGCCAGCATGATTTCATGAACATCGGCCAAGTCATTACCGACTACGTTGTAAAGCTTACCAAGCTGGAGAAGGCCTTGTTCTGGTTCGCGAAGAAGAGCGGGGAACCCGCTCCGCAGAGCCGGCAGACGGGCTGGCAGCATGAGGAAGAACGGTTTCTGTTCATGGAGCTGGAGAAGCATGAGCATGAATGGAGGCTGCAGCGGGAACCGGTATTCAAGAGTCTGCCGGGTCTTGGAGATTTCCTGCTGATGCCGGTAAGGATGAGCACACGTTTCGTCGGGATGATCGGTGTTAGGCTGGAATCCTCCGAAGGGCTG
This window contains:
- a CDS encoding beta-N-acetylhexosaminidase — encoded protein: MPEIRNLQLLPYPQQVSVSQGLFLLPARGSIVLAGERNQTALPAARKLQQITLQAVQLRLSLSVGIRPSTVSAFTFSYNALLTAGAYEIHIDEHGITVAYGSPEGAYYAVGTLKQLLEQYGRSIPQLVIRDQPDFAARGLMIDISRNKIPKLETLYRIIDLMSDLKLNQLQLYIEGVPFAYESFPQVWELETPITGEEILLLDAYCRERYIELVPNQNSFGHMEGWLTRPEFNSLAEIPEGFMLPDHMYDSDLYPNGLFMHPGTFDTEDPQVLKLLGAMYDDLLPYFHSQLFNVGCDETYELGLGKSKAKADSEGKGELYLSFLEKIHGLVTERGKTMQFWGDIIIQHPELIPRLPKDIIAMEWGYSAAHPFEADTLKFREAEIPFYVCPGTSSWNSLTGRTDNMLANLRSAAVHGKRNGAIGYLITDWGDFGHWQHLPVSYAGLVYGAALAWHVEGNLEADVAGYLNTSIFHDRSGAIGQLLLDLGNYYTFESGTLRPNDTEMSMLLRSSLDHVHLAEKLTGEQLQQLEHYIAGIEAKLEGLALECDDAGLVAEELSNGVHFVKHAVQLTRLKKQMAGATPQIDATLVQELIHDLDLLLHHYRQLWTRRNRLGGLEQSVSKLVRLRGEYVALAARLSEAEVQ
- a CDS encoding helix-turn-helix domain-containing protein; the encoded protein is MPKLMDYMISPYPIRIIDPKVEASRLRLKSVRIGQAGHLPGRTLFRSGVVFEHWALVYIVSGGGSYSENGGKEQQVREGSLFFFRPGCSYSFGPPSGGYWDEYYINFAGSRVTEWLETGMIAGGAVCQANAVQGLTALFEEVLGLMDGGAPGDADRAALKLEEMLLECSLCIEGNNRLQQAEPMSHIREALNACIYEEPDLPGIAAGLHISMSTLRRTVRRSSGYPLHEYIHRLKMAEAKHLLLNTPLQVQEIAAMLHYRDSFYFSRLFKKYMGISPQNCRNNI
- a CDS encoding sensor histidine kinase; its protein translation is MKIKVTAEDRMIAFYRTISLSLTSFMFLMVPAGPSVIYKSLLIIVLFLFAQVFTFYYRRLRARLRILKLVIGIELTGIIVLTLFTGGYDSPFKLYVLSPVLIAAGTLSFYFVWSLLLGYFGIVAALCYFLPGSSGKSFSEIVLANGNMFLALALAVIVMQMVNGIKRQREEANARTNDTMEHIKSLYHIVETSSQHDFMNIGQVITDYVVKLTKLEKALFWFAKKSGEPAPQSRQTGWQHEEERFLFMELEKHEHEWRLQREPVFKSLPGLGDFLLMPVRMSTRFVGMIGVRLESSEGLEGRRWYIQQLMFLSELSAIILERHELGVIENRLIITNEQNRIADEMHDSVSQSLFGIVYATHSLKQSWRKMSEGELEEQIELIHDSATKVAKELRITIYSLSSKKSGGPSWLGMVRSHLKSLSRLNDVEIELKITGDDFSLPYPYHKALFRIISEATGNAIRHGAASRVDVELSLKPKWIRLSIIDDGVGFDTDLIWTESEDNTGGLGMKNMQYLAQSLGGDFQLTSSENAGTRILISIPVGVAELKNA